The window TCCGGGTGCCGCGACGCCCGAGGACGAGGTGGCGGAACTCGACCGCCGCATCGCCGCGCGCCGCAGCGATCCGATGTGCCTCTATACGCCTCCTCCCGTGGCCGTGGCGCTCGATCCCCGGTCGATGCCCTACAACCTGGGCGACGATCCGGTCCGGGCCGCAGCCTACGAGTTCGCCAATTACGCCTATGTGATGAAGCATGCCGACGAGTGGATCGGGGAGGAGGATGCCGACTATACGTTCCGGTCGCTCGTGCAGGCCAGCGTGATGAATCAGCTCTATTATGCGTTCGTCAGCGTTTCGGCCAACCTCGGGGGTGTCTATCTGAACGAAAAGTACGAGGGCGACGCGCTGCCGACCTATCTCTCCGTTCCCCGCGACCTGCAACGCCGGGCGCTGCGATTCATGCTCGAACGGCTCGAAGACATGTCGTGGCTCGACAACGAGCGGCTCAACAAGGATGTGGTCGAGGTGGTGTCGCTGGGCGAATATTGCCGCGACATGCTCAGCGACGTGATCTTCAAGAGCCTTTCGACGCTCGACCTGAGCGCCTCCAAATCGGACGACCCCTATACGCAGGACGATGCGATGGACGATCTCTACCGCTATATCCTGCGGGATGTCGCCGTGGGACGGGAGTCCACCGAGGCCAATATCGCCATGCAGCACCTGCTGCTGATCAACGTCATCCGCAATGCAGGCGTGGTGACGCAGACCCGCAGGTCCGCCGCATCGGCTTCCGCGTTCGCCGGAGAGACGCTGCCCGATGCCGCGGCGCTCTCCCGCCTGGCGAAGATGGCCCGGGTGTTTCCGGAGATGACTTCGGACCCGGTGTCGGGCGTGCTGCCGATGCGGAGCGTCGCTTTCCTGGTCCGTCCGGCGGTGGATTACAAGCGTTACGGGATGTTGCTCGACATGAAGAAGCTCTACCGGAACGCCCTCGGCACCTCTGCGTCGGAGCGCATGAAGAACCACTATCGCTACATGCTTCTGGCGATCGACCGGGCGCTCAAAGTGGACTGACGCACGGAGTAATCGTAAAAAACAATGCGGCTTTTCGGCCGCATTGTTTTTTTGCGTATGGCTACGCCTGGAATCTCATCGTAAACTTCCGGATCGGCCTCAGCACCCACATCGGCAGCGCTTTGCAGAGGGGAATCCATGCGCGGTTCCACCAGTCGGGAACGATGCACCGGCGGCCCCGCCACAAGGCCCGCAGTCCGCGCCGTGCGCACGAGTCGGCGGAGATGAGCACCCCGATGCGTCGGCCGATGCGCTGCCAGCGGGGCGTCAGCCCGTAGAGGTCCGTGGCGACGCCTGCCGGACATACCGCCGTGACGCGGATGCCGTGCTCCTGCACCTCTTTCGAGAACGCCACCGAGAACGACCGCAGATAGGCTTTCGACGCGCTGTACAGCGACAGCCCCGGGAAAGGCATCCACAGCGAGTAGGAGGACATGTTGAGGATATACCCCCGGCAGCCTCTGCGCACCATGTCGGCGGCCGCCAGACGGCACAGCTGGGTGTTCGTGAGGGCGTGCAGGAGGATGATCCGTTCGATGCGCTCGGGCGGCGTCTGCAAGATGTCGCGGAACGAGAAAATCCCCGCGTTGTTGATGAGTACGTCGATCTCGACCCCTTCGTGCCGCACGGCCTCCCAAAGCTCCTCGGCGGCCTCCGTGCGGGCCAGGTCGATCTCGACGATGCGCACGTCGCAGCGGTTCGCGGCGGCGCGTATCTCGGCGGCGGCGGCTTCCAGCGGTTCGCGGCGGTTGCCCGCCAGCACGAGGTCGTAGCCCAGCGCCGCCAGCCGCAGGGCATAGCAGCGGCCGATGCCCGACCCGGCGCCCGTGACCAGCGCCCGGGCGCTTCCCGGTGTGATTGCTCCGCGTTTCATCAGGGCAGCCGTTTCAGTTCTTCGACGATCTTCCGCGGCAGGTCGGGGCAATCCTTGCAGCACTTCATGTCCACGGAGTACATCCGCGCGATGCAGTAGTTGCGGTGGTCGCAGGCGCTGCGCGTCGCGGCGTCGCCCGCGCGGAGCTTGTCAACGAACGACGGGTCGTTCACCAGCGCCCGGGCCATCTGCACCAGCTCGAATCCGGCGTCCAGCGCCCGGTCGATGCCCTCGCGGCTGACGAGTCCCCCGACGTAGATCAGCGGACCTTTCAGCTCGGCCCGGAACTTCTTGGCGTCCTCCAGAAAGTAGCACTCCTCGAAGGGGAACTGCTTGATCATAAAGGGTCCGCACCAGCGGATGAAGTAGCGCAGCCACAGCGGCGAGTAGTAGCTCATGGTGTAGATCGGAATCAGCCCCCGCATGACGGCCATCGGGGCCTTCGACACGAACCCGCCCGAGAGGACGATGCCGTCCACGCCGAAGGATTCGATTGCCCGTGCGATCTCGATGCTTTCGGGGATTTCGATGCCCCCTTTGAATCCGTCGTACATGTTGTGTTTCACGGTGATGGCCATGCCGCATGCGCGGGCCGCCTCGACGGCCTCCCCGAGACACATCCGCATGAACCGCATGCGGTTCTCCAGCGATCCGCCGTACTCGTCGCGGCGGTGGTTGGTGTAGGGCGAGAGGAACTGCGAGATGAGGTATCCGTGCCCGGCGTGCACCTCCACGGAGTCGAATCCCGCGTCGTGCGCCGTGCGCACCGCCGTGCCGAAATCCCGTGCGACCTGTTCGATCTCGCGTTTTTTCATGCCCCGCACGGGCGTATAGGCATAGAGGTTGAATCCCGACGAGGCACCGATGGGCATCTGTCCGGCGGTCGTCCAGTGGGTCATGTTGCCGCAGTGGCCGATCTGGATGGCGGCGGCAGCCCCTTCGCGGTGAACGGCGTCGGTGATGTCGCGCAGCCCCGGGACGATCTCGGGGCGCAGCCACAGCTGCTTATTGAACGACAGTCCGCTGCGGCACACCGCGGCATAGGCCAGCGTGGTCATGCCGATGCCGCCGCGGGCCACGGAGACGTGATAATCTTTGAGTTGCTGCGTGGGACCGAAGTCCTTGCCCATCGACTCGAAAGCCGCCGAACGGATCGTGCGGTTGCGCAGCGTGACGGGGCCTAATTTGTAAGGGGTGAAGAGAGAGGAATTCATAATTCACAATTCATAATTCGTAATTGGCGGGCGGGGCCTTCTATCTAATAGATGAAAGGGATGATGCGTTTTCGGCGGAGTTTCGTGAACTCCTCGCCGAACTCCTGCTCGTAGCGGCGGCGGAGCGACGCTGCGCGGGGTGCGAGGTTGGCGAAGGTCCACCATGCGAACACCGCACCCGCCCACGACCACGAGGCGATGGCAAAGCCCGTCCATTCCATCAGTTCGCCGAAATAGTTGGCCGATGAAACGTAGCGGAACATTCCGCCGCGGGGGATGTAGTGGCGCGTGTCGCCGGGCTTCCGCAGGTTGCGGATGATGTGGTCCGAGTGGAGGTTGACGGCCATGCCGGCCAGGAACAGCGCCCCGCCGACGTAGATGTAGGGCTGTGAGAACCAGTCGGCGTAATAGTCCGCAGGCGAGACGTAGAAGATCCATCCGCCCTGCATCAGGGCGTTGAGCGTGTTGAAGACCATGCCCATCAGCACGATTCCGAGGGGCATTTTCCCCTTTCCGCGGATCAGCAGCGGGAAGATGAAGACCCGCTGGAGGTAGTGCGCCTGGAAGAGACAGAACAGCGCCAGCGGTCCGGCCTGCCACATCCGTTCGGACGAGGCCCACAGCACGCACATCAGGATGAAGACCGGGGATTCCATCACCACCCAGCCGATTTTGTTCGGCACGGGAGGTCCGTATCGGCGGTCGAAGAGGTAGCCGTAGCCGGCTTCGAAGAAGTGGAGTGCGGCGAAGACCACGCCGGCCAGCAGGGCCATGACGGTCAGGAAGATCGAAAAGGTTTCTGTCATAATCGCATGCGTCGGGTAAAAACGCGTTAAAGATACGGATTTTTTTGCTTCCGGCAAGTTTTCGGATGCGCGGATATTGTCCAGTTTGGCATCGGGATATGGCAGGGCGCAAGAAAACGGCCCCGCTTCATTTTCCAAAGCGGGGCCGTTTGCCGGAGATTTCCGGCATTCGATTAATGCGTGTAGACCTTGCCTTTCTGATGCTCCTTGTTCTCGTACTTGATGCGCGAGGGGGTGGGGTACTGGAGTTTCTCGAACTCGGCGACGGCGTTGCGGATGTCGCCCAGCAGCATGTCGGCCATGTCGCGCGACATGCCCTGGCGCACGACGATGCGCATGACGATCAGGTTGTCGATGTTCTTGGGCATGGTGTAGGCCGGAACCATCCAGCCGCTCTGCTGCAACGATGCCTGGAGGTCGAAGAGCGTCCATTTGGCCTTCTTGTCGTACTCGGGGTCCATCATCCAGATGAACAGCGGGTTGACGACCTCCTTGGCGTAGTTCCTGAAGCACGGCATCTTGCCGATCTGCGTGTGGCAGTACCGGGCGATGTCCATCGAGTTCTGCTGAACCTCCTTGTAGCCCTCGAATCCCAGACGGATGAAGTTGTAGTACTGGCCGAGAATCTGCGCCGCCGGGCGCGAGAAGTTCAGACCTACCTGCGTGATGTTGGCGCCGAGGTAGTTGACCGAGAACGACATCTCGTCGGGCAGGTATTTCTTGTCCTTCCATACGACCCATCCCAGGCCCGGGTATACCAGTCCGTATTTGTGGCCCGACGTGGAGATCGACAGCACCCATTTGAGGCGGAAGTCCCACTTCTTTTCGGGACGGAGGAACGGCAGGATGAAACCTCCCGACGCCGCGTCCACGTGGATCGGAATTTCATAGCCGGTCTTCCGGTTGTAGGCGTCGAGGGCCTTGTCCAGCCCTTCGATGTCGTCGTCCAGACCCGTCCACGTCACGCCGGCGATGGGCACGATGCAGATGGTGTTCTCGTCGCAGACCTTCAGGGCCTCTTCGATGTCGAGCGTGGGCTTGTCGAGGGTCAGGGGCACGGTGCGCATCTCGATCTGCCACAGCTGGCAGAACTTCTCCCATACGACCTGGAATCCGGTGCTCATCACGAGGTTCGGTTTGTCGAAGGGTTTGCCGGCGGCCTTGCGGCGGTTGCGCCAGCGGAGCCATGCGGCCACGCCGCCCAGCATGCAGGCTTCCGACGAGCCGATGCCCAGCGCTCCGGTCTTCCACTCGGCCTTTTCGGGCGTGTTCCACAGGTTTGCGACGATGTTCAGGCAGCGTCCGCACATCACCGCTACGCGGGGATACTCCGTTTCGTCGATGTAGTTGATGTTGATGGCCTCGTTCATCAGACGGGTGGCGTAGTCGTCCATGTAGGTCGTCACGAAGGTTGCCAGGTTCAGCCGCGGCTGGGTCTGGGGATAGGTCTCGTCCTTGACCAGCTGATAGGCTATTTCGGGTGCGGTCTTCTCCTTGGGGATGAATTCCGTCGGGGCCGGCGAACGCATCTCTTTCGATCCGAAAATGTCTGTCAGGGTGTCCTCGGGTGTGTGTTTTTGCTGATTCATAATGCGAAAATTTTGTTTTTGGTATACATCGTCCGAATCTTGCATGAACTATGCCATAAATTTCGTACTTTTACCCCTGCGTAACTATTCCATGCCATGAAAAAACTCGTAGTCTTTACCGGCGCCGGAGTCAGCGCCGAAAGCGGTCTTGCGACGTTCCGCGATTCCGACGGGACGTGGGGGAATTACAAGATCGAGGAGGTTTGTATTCCCGAGGCTCTGGATTTCAACCGTCGGGGCGTGATCCGTTTCTACAACGACCGGCGGCGCGAGATGCTCGCCGCCGAACCCAATCCCGCACACCTGGCTATCGCCGCTTTGGAGCGCGATTTCGACGTGCAGGTCATCACCCAGAATGTCGATAACCTGCACGAACGGGCCGGTTCGACGCACATACTCCACCTTCACGGCGAGCTCACCAAACTGCGTTCGTCGGACGATCCGTCGCTCGTCGTGCCGTTCGGCGGCATCGAGCAGGGGTTCGACGACACGGCTCCCGACGGCTCGCTGCTGCGTCCGCACATCGTCTTCTTCGGCGAGCCCGTCCCCGAGTTCGGGCGCGCTTCGGCGCTTGCCGCCGAGGCCGATATTTTCGTGGTGATAGGCACGTCGCTGGCGGTCTATCCCGCTGCGTCGCTGGTGCGGTGCGTGCGTCCCGAAATTCCGGTCTATGTGGTCGATCCGGGCCGCCCGGCGATCCGGGGCATCCGCAATCCGCTGGAGGTGATCCGCAAATGCGCCGGCGAGGGCGTTCCGGAGTTGGCCGATCGCCTGCGCGAAATCTATGCGGAACATCCCGTGCACGCGTAAGGCGTTTCTCCCTTCCGCATATGAAAATCCCGCCCCTCGGTGCCGAGAGGCGGGATTTTCGTCCGATGGCGGGACGGCGGACTATTCCGGCTTCCCGGCCCTGTCCTTGAAATAGATCTCCAGCAGCTCCTTGGCCGCGATGAACGACGATATGCGGTCTTCCAGCACGCGTTTTTCGTACTCTCCGATGCGCCCTTCGACGGCCGGATCGCGGTAGAAACTCTCCCGCAGCGCTTCATGGATCGTTTCGTACATCCAGTATTTGTTCTGCCGGTTGCGGTTGTGCTGGAAATAGCCGTTTTTCTCGATGTGGTCGAGATACTCCTCGACGCCTTTCCAAACCTCCTCCAGACCCGTCCTGGCCACCGCCGACGAGGTGTAGACCTTGGGGCGCCAGCCCGATTCGGGCACCGGGAACAGCCTCAGCGCGCTTTGGAACTGCGTCTGCGCCAGCTCCGCTTTGTGGATGTTCTCGCCGTCGGCCTTGGTGATGACCATCAGGTCGGCCATCTCCATGATGCCGCGCTTGATGCCCTGCAATTCGTCCCCCGCGCCCGAGATCTGCAACAGCATGAAGAGGTCCACCATCGAATGCACGGCGGTCTCCGACTGCCCGACGCCCACCGTCTCGATGAAGATGACATCGAATCCGGCGGCCTCGCACAGCACGATCGTTTCGCGCGTCTTGCGGGCCACGCCGCCCAGCGATCCCGCCGAAGGGGAGGGGCGCACGAAGACCGAAGGGTTGTTGCAGATGCTCTCCATGCGGGTCTTGTCGCCGAGTATCGAACCGCCGCTGCGCTCCGACGAGGGGTCGATGGCCAGCACCGCGAGCTTGTGGCGCAGCGATACGACCATGTTGCCGATGGCCTCGATGAACGTGGACTTGCCGGCTCCCGGGACGCCCGTGATGCCGATGCGGACCGAATGCCCGGCGTGGGGCAGACACGCTTCGATGATCTCCTGCGCCTGCGCATAGTGCGCCGGATTGGACGATTCGACCAGCGTGATGGCCTGCGAGAGGGTGGTGATGTTGCCCGCGAGGATGCCCGCGACGTACTCTTCGGTCGAAAGCGCACGCTTCTTGCGCCGCTTGAAATAAGGACTTATTATCGGTTGGTCCTCAACGCCTTCCGTGACATTGAGTGCCGTATCGTGATGCGTGTCCGCATACTCTTTTTCGTAGTGGTCTATCTTGGTGAATGACATGGGTCGTTACCTGGTTGTTTGTTCGATCAGTTTTTCGTTGAATTGCAGCGAGTTGCCCATCCATACCGCGCGGTTTTTGGCGTCGGTGAGCACCCCGAACGGCACGTAGGTCACACCGAAGGCGGTGAACGCCTTTTCCGTGCCGAGGGCCGCGCCGATCCGCTTCGAGAGATAGGGCCTGAGCAGCGGCGTGACTTTCGCGGCGTCCTCCTTCGTGACGACGATCACGCGCAGTTTGGCCCCTGTTTTGTCGGTGATCTCTTTCAGGCGTTTGAGCGAGGCGATGCAGGCGGGGTTCGAGGAGTGGAAAAACTCGATGTAGGTCGCGGGTGCGGCCTCCGGCTGGTTGTCGTCGAGCCATTTCGAGATTTTGAGCTCGGGGACGCGGTCGCCGAGCACGATATTCTGGGCTGCGGCGCCGCCCGCAGCCGCGACAGCCGCGAACGACAGGATAAGGAGCACTTTCTTCATAGAGAACCTTGTTTTTGTACACGAATAAAAGTGTCGTTACGACACCAAAGATAACGATTATTTGCCAGATGGAACAATTTTTCAGGAACAAGTTATGAAAATAGGACTCGATACGGCCCCGGTCACGCTCCGGGGCAATTACTTTCAGCACCTGGCCGGGGTGTTGGAAAATTACGCTCCGGAACATGAATATGTCGTTGACGCAAAGCGCTATGGGCACCTCGACCTGTACCACGGCTTCAGATCCTCGCTGCCGCTCTCCGTACACCTGGGGCGCATTCCGGCGGTGATGACCGTCCCCAACCTCGATTTCCTGCGTTATCCGCACCTCTACACCTTTTCCGAGCGGCTCATCGCCCTGCGCCTCTACCGCCGGGCGCTGCGGCAGGCGCGGCGGGTCATCACGGTCAGCACGCCGGCCCGCGAGGAGCTGTCGCAGCGCCTGCGCATCGACCCCGCGAAGATCGAGGTCATGATGCCGCTCGCAGCCCGCGTGCCGCAGGAACCGCCGCTTCAAGCGGAACTTGAACACACGCGGCGCAAATACGATCTCCCTGAGATGTTTATTCTGATGATAGGAGCCGTCGAGCCGCGCCATAACCACCAAGTGGTGCTGGATGCGCTCGCGCTGTTGGATTCGCGTGTCGGGGTGGTCGTCTGCGGCCGCCGCACGGTCTATTCGGATTTTCTGCTCGACTATGCTCGCGAGCGGCATTTGGCCACGCGCGTGGATTTCATCTACGAGCTGACCTCCGCGGACCTTCCGGCGTTGTTCCGCATGGCGCGGGTCTTCGCCTACCTGCCCGACGCCTGCTCCGAGGCGTCGATCGTGCCGGTGGTCGAGGCGTTGCGCGCCGAGCTTCCGATGGTGCTGAGCGACACGCGGCTCAACCGCGAGGCCGCCGGCCATGCCGCCGCCTACGTGAACCCCGAGGTCCCGGGCGAGGTCGTCGCGGCGCTGGAGAACGCCCTCTGCGACGAGTCGTGGCGGCAGACGATGCGCCGGCGCGAACGCCGGCGCGCGGAACTTTTTTCGGAATACGCTGTGGCGGAACGCCTTATGCAGATTTATACGTCGCTCTGACCGGCTGCGGGAAGTTCGATGCCTCTGATGCGGCCCGTCATCAGCCACTCCAGGTCGATCTGCGGATAGCAGACGTGGATGCGGCGGGCCAGCTCGGGGGAGAGGGGCGCCAGGCCCGTCAGCACGTCGTAGAGCGCTTCGCTGTCGGGAAGGCCGATCCGCCGGGCGAAACTCCCGGTGTAGAGCCCCGATGCGCGGATTGCGAACCGGAGGCGTTCGTGGTCGAAACGGTTGTTGTCGCTGCGGCGGCGGTGGTCTTGCTGTTTCATGGTGGTGTGGATTTTGGGGACCTCTGTGCCGCGCCCGTAAAAATACGAACGCGGACTACTGTTTGCTTACCCAACGGACGGCTCTGGAAAAACCTTTGTAGCAGTAAGCGCATATAGCCCGCGCCGTAACGACGTAGGAATCATATCCCGTGCCATACGGCGCAGGCTGCACCGCAAGCAGGATATGCACTTGACTGCTAAGATAAATTTTCCAGATTTTTCCGTTGAGTCAAGACAACCCGCTGTTGCGGATTGCAGGACAAAGATAGCAAAAAATGCGCTTGTTCCAAAACCGAATTGCATATGGCTTTGCAAAACCTTCCGACTGATAAAAGGGTCGTTACGACCCCAAAGATAGGAAAAATGCGTTTGTTCCAAAACCGAATTGCATATGGCTCTGAATCTTCCGAATGATAAAAGGGTCGTCACGACCCTTTGTACGCCGAAACTGCGCGGTTTTTCCTTTCCGGCGGCGGTTTTTCCGGAGCCGCCCGGACCCGAAATCGTCTTTTCGGACACATCCCGCGAATTTCGAAGCCAAACTATTGCCAAAAAAAGTCCGCCGAATTTTGGCGGTTCTGAAAGATTCGTCTATCTTTGTGTTCGCAAAATAACAAAGGACGAAACAACACATAAATATTCACTAACTTAAATTTAATTGTTGCTATGAAAGTTTCTCATATCGAGCATCTTGGCATCGCCGTGAAGAGTCTCGACGAGGCGATTCCCTATTGGGAAAACGTATTGGGACTGAAGTGTTACGCCATCGAGGAGGTGGCCGATCAGAAGGTCCGCACGGCGTTCTTCATGCTGGGGCAGACCAAGATCGAACTGCTGGAGCCCACGTCGGAGGAGTCCACGATCGCCAAGTTCATCGAAAACCGCGGTATCGGCATTCACCACATGGCGCTGGCCTGCGAGAACATCGAGGAGCAGCTCGCCGACGCCGAGGCCAAGGGCATCCGCCTGATCGACAAGACCCCCCGCAAGGGCGCCGAGGGCTTGACCATCGCCTTCCTGCACCCCAAATCGACCCAGGGCATTCTGACGGAGCTTTGCGAAAACAAAAACAAATAAAGATATGAGCCAGATTCAGGATAAGATCAACCAACTGATCGAGAACCGCGAGACGGCCCGCATGGGCGGCGGACAGAAGGCGATCGACAAACAGCACGACAAGGGCAAGTACACGGCCCGCGAACGCATCCAGATGCTCCTCGACGAAGGTTCGTTCGAGGAGTTCGACATGTTCGTGACCCACCGCTGCTACGACTTCGGCATGGAGAAGAAGCACACCTTCGGCGACGGCGTGGTGACGGGGTACGGAACGATTGCCGGCCGTCTGGTGTACGTCTTCGCACAGGATTTCACCGTGACGGCCGGTTCGCTGTCGCTGTCGATGTCCGACAAGATCTGCAAGGTCATGGACATGGCCATGCGCAACGGCGCTCCGTGCATCGGCATGAACGACTCGGGCGGCGCACGCATCCAGGAGGGTGTCAACGCCCTGGCCGGATATGCCAACATCTTCCAGCGCAACGTGATGTCGTCGGGCGTCATTCCGCAGATTTCGGCCATCTTCGGCCCCTGCGCCGGCGGTGCGGTCTACTCGCCCGCGCTGACCGACTTCATCATCATGAAGAAGGAGACTTCGAACATGTTCCTCACGGGCCCGAAGGTCGTCAAGACCGTGACGGGAGAGGACGTGACGCAGGAGCAGCTCGGAGGAGCCACGATGCACACCACCAAGTCGGGCGTGGCGCAGTTCGCCGTAGACACCGAGGAGGAGGGTATCGAGCTGATCAAGAAACTGATCTCCTACATGCCGCAGAACAACATGGAGGACGCCCCGCTGGCCGTCTGCACGGACAAGATCACCCGTCTGGAGGATTCGCTCAACGACATCATCCCCGACAGCGCCAACAAACCCTACGACATGGCCGAGGTAATCCGTGCCATCGTTGACAACGGCGAATATCTGGAGTCGGCCGCAGGCTATGCCAAGAACATCATCACCTGCTTCGCCCGCTTCAACGGACAGTCGGTGGGCATCATCGCCAACCAGCCCAAGTTCATGGCCGGCGTACTGGACATCAACGCCAGCCGCAAGGCCGCGCGCTTCGTGCGGTTCTGCGACGCCTTCAACATCCCGATCGTGACGCTCGTGGACGTGCCGGGCTTCCTGCCGGGCACCACGCAGGAGTACGGCGGCGTGATCACCCACGGCGCGAAACTGCTGTTCGCCTACTGCGAAGCCACGGTGCCGAAGATCACCGTCACGCTGCGCAAGGCTTACGGAGGCGCCTATATCGTGATGTCGTCGAAGCACATCCGCGGCGACATCAACTACGCATGGCCGACGGCCGAGATCGCCGTGATGGGCGCCAGCGGCGCCGTCGAGGTGCTCTACGGCAAGGAGCTGAAAGAGCTGGCCGACAAACCCGAGGAGAAGGCGAAGTTCATCGCCGAGAAGGAGCAGGAGTACAACGACAAGTTCTCCAACCCCTACAACGCCGCCCGCTACGGCTATATCGACGACGTGATCGAGCCGCGCAACACGCGCTTCCGCGTGATCCGCGCCTTGCAGTCGCTGGCAACCAAGCGTTTGCAGAACCCGCCCAAGAAACATTCGAACATTCCCCTGTAAAGACCGATAGCTTATGATACTGCAAGCAATGAGTTGGGGATGGTCGGAGATACTCTGGGTGTCGCTGATCGGTTTCAGCTTGGTGGTCGTCATGCTGGTGGCGCTGATCTTCATCATGAAGGCTTTCGGCGCCTGCTTCCGGGTGCGTCCCGCGGCCGGCAGCAAGATCGACGCACAGCCGATGATCAGCCCCGAGGAGGTCGCAGCCATCGCCACGGCGCTCAAAATCTACAAGGGCGCCCTGCACGACCGCGAATCCGAAGTGCTGACCATTCTCAACATCAAGCGGGCCTATTCGCCCTGGAATTCGAAAATTCACGGTTTAACCCAGCTTCCCGACCGGAAATAACCTAAACAAGAAAATGAAAGATTACTCACTGAAAATCAACGGACATAATTACAGCGTTCAGATCGACGACGTGAACGAGGCCTCGACGGTGGCCCATGTCGTGGTGAACGGTGTGGATTACGAAGTCGAGATCGAGGGCGCAAAAGCCTCGACGGTCTCCAAACCCCAGGTCGCACCGGCTCCCAAGTCGGCAAACAGCGCCATGATAACCCCCAGCTCGGCGACTCCCTCGCCGCGCATCGCCGCTGCCGCCCCTTCGTCGGGGTACAGCGTGAAATGCCCCCTGCCGGGCACCGTGCTGAGCGTGAAGGTCGCCGCTGGCGATACGATCGCTGCGGGACAGACGCTCGTCGTGCTCGAAGCCATGAAGATGGAGAACAACATCGACGCGGACCGCGGAGGCGTTGTCAAGCAGGTCCTCGTGCAGCAGGGCGCTACGGTAATGGAAGGCGACGTGTTAATCGTAATCGAGTAGGCGTATGTGGAGTGCATTGACTTCCAGCTCCAATTTCGTGTTGGAGAGTCTGGAAACCTTTGTCGAGTCCACCGGCATCGCCGGCCTCCTGGCCAACATGGGGTGGGGCAGTCTGGTCATGATCTGCGTGGCCTTCTTCCTGCTGTACCTCGCCATCAAGCATAAGTTCGAACCGCTGCTGCTGCTGACCATCGCATTCGGCATGCTGCTGACGAACCTGCCGGGAGCCAACCTCTACCATACCGAACTCTTCGCCGGAGGGCATGTCCACTGGGATATTTTCGTGGCGAACGCCGGACTGCTGGAC of the Alistipes senegalensis JC50 genome contains:
- a CDS encoding acyl-CoA carboxylase subunit beta translates to MSQIQDKINQLIENRETARMGGGQKAIDKQHDKGKYTARERIQMLLDEGSFEEFDMFVTHRCYDFGMEKKHTFGDGVVTGYGTIAGRLVYVFAQDFTVTAGSLSLSMSDKICKVMDMAMRNGAPCIGMNDSGGARIQEGVNALAGYANIFQRNVMSSGVIPQISAIFGPCAGGAVYSPALTDFIIMKKETSNMFLTGPKVVKTVTGEDVTQEQLGGATMHTTKSGVAQFAVDTEEEGIELIKKLISYMPQNNMEDAPLAVCTDKITRLEDSLNDIIPDSANKPYDMAEVIRAIVDNGEYLESAAGYAKNIITCFARFNGQSVGIIANQPKFMAGVLDINASRKAARFVRFCDAFNIPIVTLVDVPGFLPGTTQEYGGVITHGAKLLFAYCEATVPKITVTLRKAYGGAYIVMSSKHIRGDINYAWPTAEIAVMGASGAVEVLYGKELKELADKPEEKAKFIAEKEQEYNDKFSNPYNAARYGYIDDVIEPRNTRFRVIRALQSLATKRLQNPPKKHSNIPL
- a CDS encoding biotin/lipoyl-containing protein, giving the protein MKDYSLKINGHNYSVQIDDVNEASTVAHVVVNGVDYEVEIEGAKASTVSKPQVAPAPKSANSAMITPSSATPSPRIAAAAPSSGYSVKCPLPGTVLSVKVAAGDTIAAGQTLVVLEAMKMENNIDADRGGVVKQVLVQQGATVMEGDVLIVIE